From a region of the Corallococcus coralloides DSM 2259 genome:
- the recR gene encoding recombination mediator RecR, with amino-acid sequence MTPDPLNRLVAQLAKLPGIGEKTAQRLAFHILRAPGEFAVDLSQAIREVKEKVHLCVRCFSLTDSELCGFCRDNRRDERALCVVETYSDLMALERTREFKGRYHVLHGVLSPLEGVGPEQLRIKELLHRLNDSRVEEIILATNPDIEGEATALYLTRLLKPMGLRVTRIAQGLPMGGDLEFADQATLAKALSARRDL; translated from the coding sequence ATGACCCCCGATCCGCTGAATCGCCTGGTCGCCCAGCTCGCGAAGCTGCCGGGCATTGGTGAGAAGACCGCCCAGCGCCTCGCGTTCCACATCCTGCGGGCGCCGGGCGAGTTCGCCGTCGACCTCTCGCAGGCCATCCGCGAGGTGAAGGAGAAGGTGCACCTGTGCGTGCGCTGTTTCTCCCTCACCGACTCGGAGCTGTGCGGCTTCTGTCGCGACAACCGCCGCGACGAGCGCGCCCTGTGCGTGGTGGAGACCTACTCCGACCTGATGGCCCTGGAGCGCACCCGCGAGTTCAAGGGCCGCTACCACGTGCTGCACGGCGTGCTGTCCCCGCTGGAAGGCGTGGGCCCGGAGCAACTGCGCATCAAGGAGCTGCTGCATCGCCTCAACGACAGCCGGGTGGAGGAGATCATCCTCGCCACCAACCCGGACATCGAGGGTGAGGCCACCGCGCTCTACCTCACGCGCCTGCTCAAGCCGATGGGCCTGCGGGTGACGCGCATCGCCCAGGGCCTGCCCATGGGCGGCGACCTGGAGTTCGCGGACCAGGCCACGCTCGCCAAGGCGCTGTCCGCCCGCCGCGACCTGTGA
- a CDS encoding YbaB/EbfC family nucleoid-associated protein, producing MPGIDLNYFIRQANKLTEKIEERKKQLAEETVEAKSGEGLVTVVANCVQEIRSIKIDKSAIDPNDPGMLEDLVTAAVNAALANSRQHMNAELAKISGGVKIPGIN from the coding sequence ATGCCCGGCATCGACCTGAACTACTTCATCCGGCAGGCGAACAAGCTCACCGAGAAGATCGAGGAGCGGAAGAAGCAGCTGGCGGAAGAGACCGTCGAGGCGAAGTCCGGCGAGGGCCTCGTGACGGTCGTCGCCAACTGCGTGCAGGAGATCCGCAGCATCAAGATCGACAAGAGCGCCATCGATCCCAACGACCCGGGGATGCTCGAGGACCTCGTCACCGCCGCCGTGAACGCTGCCCTGGCGAACAGCCGTCAGCACATGAACGCCGAGCTGGCGAAGATCTCCGGCGGCGTGAAGATCCCCGGCATTAATTAA
- a CDS encoding DNA polymerase III subunit gamma/tau, with amino-acid sequence MATRTPPAALMEGLSPAAARPLSFLRNGGGAGGPVPSPAAVPPSPVVMDDLSPSAARPLSFLRNGGGAAPAMEPPPAPGVVMDGLPPSAARPLSFLRNGGAQPPAPVPTPAARAPEPATPTVRITNMRKPEPVAPPEPPPQGDEDADERMFPEEGSAEGCASGECIPVMEPAAPEPEPPEPEPPPAMAPVATSRDNPNRSLPERWRAAVETVKSTSVRHGTALANGRLQSMKAGEIVLGFPPSAAFHKAAVVSPGGKATVDAALASHFGRAVKLTITDVPQTQDALPGGMGLSLSEVDTQTRNTHEKSTEGKVRSHASVRAILKMLGGEIEHIQVYEPERPPANLPDVPAAPDD; translated from the coding sequence GTGGCCACCCGGACGCCGCCGGCCGCGCTGATGGAGGGCCTGTCCCCCGCGGCGGCCCGTCCCCTCTCCTTCCTTCGCAATGGCGGTGGCGCGGGCGGTCCCGTTCCCTCTCCCGCCGCCGTGCCTCCCTCGCCGGTGGTGATGGACGACCTGTCTCCGTCCGCCGCGCGCCCGCTGTCCTTTCTGCGCAATGGCGGCGGCGCGGCCCCCGCGATGGAGCCCCCTCCGGCGCCGGGCGTCGTCATGGACGGCCTGCCCCCATCCGCGGCCCGTCCCCTCTCCTTCCTCCGCAACGGCGGCGCCCAGCCCCCGGCTCCCGTTCCCACGCCCGCGGCTCGCGCGCCCGAACCCGCCACGCCCACCGTGCGCATCACCAACATGCGCAAGCCGGAGCCCGTGGCTCCGCCCGAACCTCCGCCCCAGGGCGACGAGGACGCGGACGAGCGCATGTTCCCGGAAGAGGGCTCCGCCGAAGGCTGTGCCTCCGGCGAGTGCATCCCCGTCATGGAGCCCGCCGCCCCGGAACCGGAACCACCGGAACCCGAGCCACCGCCCGCGATGGCGCCCGTCGCCACCAGCCGCGACAACCCCAACCGCTCCCTGCCCGAGCGCTGGCGCGCCGCCGTGGAGACCGTGAAGTCCACGTCCGTGCGCCACGGCACGGCGCTCGCCAACGGCCGCCTCCAGTCCATGAAGGCGGGCGAAATCGTCCTGGGCTTCCCGCCCTCCGCCGCCTTCCACAAGGCCGCCGTGGTGTCACCCGGGGGCAAGGCCACCGTGGACGCGGCGCTCGCGTCGCACTTCGGCCGGGCCGTGAAGCTCACCATCACGGACGTGCCCCAGACCCAGGACGCCCTCCCGGGCGGCATGGGGCTGAGCCTCTCCGAGGTGGACACCCAGACCCGCAACACCCACGAGAAGAGCACCGAGGGCAAGGTGCGCTCCCACGCCTCCGTGCGGGCCATCCTCAAGATGCTGGGCGGCGAAATCGAGCACATCCAGGTCTACGAGCCCGAGCGGCCACCGGCCAACCTCCCGGACGTCCCCGCCGCTCCTGACGACTGA
- the dnaX gene encoding DNA polymerase III subunit gamma/tau has product MSYLVLARKWRPQKFDDMTGQEHVVRTIGNAIKMDRVAHAYLFCGPRGVGKTTAARLLAKALNCEQGPTATPCGTCRACTEITAGTSVDVAEIDGASNNGVENVREIRENAKYLPQRDRHKIYIIDEVHMLSGAAFNALLKTLEEPPGHVKFIFATTEAHKLPDTILSRCQRHNFRRISAARMLQRLKEICQAEGAGISEQSLSLVVRQSEGGMRDALSLLDQILASCGPNPTDEAVAEAMGAIDRTVVQDFAEALVRKDAKRVLGRVDEVFNRGLDLKRLAEELALQLRHLFVTKSLGEAPAELAESEQKALVALAKEADTAQLSRLFDIVHGCIWDVSRAAQPRLALEMALLKAIQLSPAGSIPDLLARVERLSAGLGAEGAKNTTGAPGGRSGPANFRV; this is encoded by the coding sequence ATGAGCTACCTCGTCCTCGCCCGCAAATGGCGCCCGCAGAAGTTCGATGACATGACCGGCCAGGAGCACGTGGTCCGGACCATCGGGAACGCCATCAAGATGGACCGGGTCGCGCACGCGTACCTGTTCTGCGGTCCTCGAGGGGTGGGCAAGACGACGGCCGCCCGCCTGCTCGCCAAGGCGCTCAACTGTGAGCAGGGCCCCACGGCGACCCCGTGCGGCACCTGCCGGGCCTGTACCGAAATTACCGCCGGCACCAGCGTGGACGTGGCGGAGATCGACGGTGCGTCCAACAACGGCGTCGAGAACGTCCGCGAGATTCGCGAGAACGCGAAGTACCTGCCGCAGCGCGACCGCCACAAGATCTACATCATCGACGAAGTCCACATGCTCTCTGGCGCGGCGTTCAACGCGCTGCTGAAGACGCTGGAGGAGCCGCCCGGTCACGTGAAGTTCATCTTCGCGACGACGGAGGCGCACAAGCTCCCGGACACCATCCTGTCTCGCTGCCAGCGCCACAACTTCCGGCGCATCTCCGCGGCGCGGATGCTCCAGCGCCTGAAGGAGATCTGCCAGGCGGAAGGCGCGGGCATCTCCGAGCAGTCGCTGTCGCTGGTGGTGCGTCAGTCCGAAGGCGGCATGCGCGACGCGCTGAGCCTGCTGGATCAGATTCTGGCGTCGTGCGGTCCCAACCCCACGGACGAGGCCGTCGCGGAGGCGATGGGCGCCATCGACCGCACGGTGGTGCAGGACTTCGCGGAGGCGCTGGTCCGCAAGGACGCGAAGCGCGTGCTGGGCCGGGTGGATGAGGTGTTCAACCGGGGCCTGGACCTGAAGCGGCTGGCGGAGGAGCTGGCGCTGCAGCTGCGGCACCTCTTCGTGACGAAGTCGCTGGGTGAGGCGCCCGCGGAGCTGGCGGAGTCCGAGCAGAAGGCGCTCGTGGCGCTGGCGAAGGAAGCGGACACGGCGCAGCTGTCGCGGCTGTTCGACATCGTGCACGGCTGCATCTGGGACGTGTCGCGAGCGGCGCAGCCCCGGCTGGCGCTGGAGATGGCGCTGCTCAAGGCCATCCAGCTGTCCCCGGCCGGTTCGATTCCCGACCTGCTGGCCCGCGTGGAGCGGCTGTCAGCGGGCCTTGGCGCGGAAGGCGCGAAGAACACGACCGGAGCGCCAGGAGGTCGCTCCGGTCCCGCGAACTTTCGCGTCTGA
- a CDS encoding phytoene desaturase family protein has product MPDVIVVGAGHNGLVAAAMLARRGLSVTVLEEKDQVGGACKTEYPFRTAPKLGVSTGAYLLGLMPPELLQELQLELPLKRRDPHYFLPTMDKRYLLFGSDERELERQFREFFSEADWNAHVAMNTELAALREDLAPAWLLPPRPLEETAERYVRPALRQHFIHLCRGTAREYLERFGYKSDFVKAMYAVTDAFSGLDGGYDTPGTGMNLLVHNLCRLPGSGGTWMIVEGGMGTVTQRIAALARKHGAQLRTNAKVASVRVDSGVVKGVVLENGEELSAKVVVSNADPFRTLKLVDSEAMHKEYRSMVDGLSAPGTTLKVNLCLKSLPTFTCLPEDRGQFGPTIHLLPQEDDVLGALAHGYKEAKAGRLAEFPSIEWYVHTTVDPSLKDEEGHHNSALFVEWVPEKLEGTTWEKEEARYVKHLLSICDRFAPGTSDLVQEYFALTPPKIESHFGITRGHIHHVDNKRGFTDRLPYETPVQGLYFCSAGCHPAGSVIGAAGHNAANVVLQALGR; this is encoded by the coding sequence ATGCCAGACGTCATCGTGGTGGGCGCGGGCCACAACGGACTTGTCGCGGCGGCGATGCTCGCTCGCCGGGGCCTGTCGGTCACCGTGTTGGAAGAGAAGGACCAGGTGGGCGGCGCGTGCAAGACGGAGTACCCGTTCCGCACGGCCCCGAAGCTGGGCGTCTCCACCGGCGCGTACCTCCTGGGGCTGATGCCGCCGGAGCTGCTCCAGGAGCTCCAGCTGGAGCTGCCCCTCAAGCGCCGCGACCCGCACTACTTCCTGCCCACGATGGACAAGCGCTACCTGCTCTTCGGCTCGGATGAGCGGGAGCTGGAGCGGCAGTTCCGCGAGTTCTTCTCCGAGGCGGACTGGAACGCCCACGTCGCCATGAACACGGAGCTGGCGGCGCTGCGCGAGGATCTGGCGCCCGCGTGGCTGCTGCCGCCCCGGCCGCTGGAGGAGACGGCGGAACGGTACGTGCGCCCTGCCCTGCGCCAGCACTTCATCCATCTGTGTCGCGGCACGGCGCGCGAGTACCTGGAGCGCTTCGGCTACAAGTCCGACTTCGTGAAGGCGATGTACGCCGTCACCGACGCGTTCTCCGGCCTGGACGGCGGCTACGACACGCCGGGCACGGGCATGAACCTGCTGGTGCACAACCTCTGCCGGCTGCCGGGCAGCGGCGGCACGTGGATGATTGTCGAAGGCGGCATGGGCACCGTCACCCAGCGCATCGCGGCGCTGGCGCGCAAGCACGGCGCCCAGCTGCGCACGAACGCGAAGGTGGCGTCGGTGCGCGTGGACAGCGGCGTGGTGAAGGGCGTGGTGCTGGAGAATGGCGAGGAGCTGTCCGCGAAGGTCGTGGTCTCCAACGCGGATCCCTTCCGCACGCTGAAGCTGGTGGACTCGGAGGCGATGCACAAGGAGTACCGAAGCATGGTGGACGGGCTGTCCGCGCCGGGTACCACGCTGAAGGTGAACCTGTGCCTCAAGTCCCTGCCCACCTTCACCTGCCTGCCGGAGGACCGGGGCCAGTTCGGGCCCACCATCCACCTGCTGCCCCAGGAGGACGACGTGCTGGGGGCGCTCGCGCACGGCTACAAGGAGGCGAAGGCGGGACGGCTGGCGGAGTTCCCCTCCATCGAGTGGTACGTGCACACCACGGTGGATCCTTCCCTGAAGGACGAGGAAGGGCACCACAACTCCGCCCTCTTCGTGGAGTGGGTGCCGGAGAAGCTGGAGGGCACCACCTGGGAGAAGGAGGAGGCGCGCTACGTGAAGCACCTCCTGTCCATCTGCGACCGCTTCGCGCCCGGCACCAGCGACCTGGTGCAGGAGTACTTCGCGCTCACGCCGCCGAAGATTGAGTCCCACTTCGGCATCACCCGCGGCCACATCCATCATGTGGACAACAAGCGCGGGTTCACCGACCGGCTGCCCTATGAGACGCCGGTGCAGGGGCTCTACTTCTGCAGCGCGGGCTGCCATCCGGCGGGAAGTGTCATCGGCGCGGCGGGCCACAACGCGGCCAACGTGGTGCTACAGGCGCTCGGACGCTGA
- a CDS encoding glycosyltransferase family 39 protein: protein MNAPDSDAPPAPVLPQAPPEAPVPVRTGLPAGLRVLGLLAVALVPCALAVSELGRIHPDEVFQALEPAYWRVHGYGVLAWEWREGLRNWAVPGVLAAFLKVADGFGVTDPRVYRGVVALPQFALHAWSLWATYRFAERRAGPWGGALAVLLVGLSAPVLLFAGRTLSESFSASFLLVAMEALDRPDTGADARVRRAGLLGGMALGLAVVTRYPSALFVVAALLWLVVARRWRLLAFTCVGGAAVALGLGLLDWGTWGTPFHSLRAYVDYNLLSGKAAAAFGASPPDFYWEPLLQAVPLWAWAAVPLSLAPLLRFRALSLPLTCAAVYTAVLLATPHKEERFLYPALVVALLAAAAQLAASITALSQPGLGNGAAVLALALGFVHGRGFPSSDLRADQFRAIVRATRGDATGLLIVNEGLWGSGGFFYIGKNIPWRTCDWPRDAAFQASIRDRAFNRAVTFEGRALPELQAAGFRVVREVGRETILVRD from the coding sequence GTGAACGCCCCCGACTCCGACGCGCCCCCGGCCCCCGTCCTCCCCCAGGCTCCGCCGGAAGCTCCGGTCCCCGTCCGGACGGGGCTGCCCGCGGGCTTGCGCGTGCTGGGGCTCCTCGCGGTGGCGCTGGTGCCGTGCGCCCTCGCGGTGAGCGAACTGGGCCGCATCCACCCGGACGAGGTGTTCCAGGCGCTGGAGCCCGCGTACTGGCGCGTGCACGGTTACGGCGTGCTGGCCTGGGAGTGGCGCGAGGGCCTGCGCAACTGGGCCGTCCCCGGCGTGCTGGCCGCCTTCCTCAAGGTGGCGGATGGGTTCGGCGTCACCGACCCGCGCGTCTACCGGGGCGTGGTGGCGCTGCCCCAGTTCGCCCTGCACGCCTGGAGCCTGTGGGCCACCTACCGCTTCGCGGAGCGCCGGGCGGGCCCGTGGGGTGGGGCGCTCGCGGTGCTGCTCGTGGGGCTGAGCGCGCCGGTGCTCCTCTTCGCCGGACGCACCCTGTCGGAGTCCTTCTCCGCGTCCTTCCTCCTCGTGGCCATGGAAGCCCTGGACCGGCCGGACACCGGCGCGGACGCGCGCGTGCGCCGGGCAGGGCTCCTGGGCGGCATGGCCCTGGGGCTCGCCGTGGTGACGCGCTACCCGTCCGCCCTCTTCGTGGTGGCCGCGCTCCTCTGGCTGGTCGTCGCCCGGAGGTGGCGCCTGCTCGCCTTCACCTGCGTGGGAGGCGCGGCGGTGGCCCTGGGCCTGGGCCTGCTCGACTGGGGCACCTGGGGCACGCCCTTCCACTCGCTGCGGGCCTACGTGGACTACAACCTCCTCTCCGGGAAGGCCGCCGCCGCGTTCGGCGCCTCACCGCCGGACTTCTACTGGGAGCCGCTGCTCCAGGCCGTGCCCCTCTGGGCCTGGGCCGCCGTGCCCCTGTCGCTGGCCCCCCTGCTGCGCTTTCGCGCGCTCTCCCTGCCGCTCACCTGCGCGGCCGTCTACACCGCCGTCCTCCTGGCCACGCCCCACAAGGAGGAGCGCTTCCTCTACCCGGCGCTGGTGGTGGCGCTGCTCGCGGCGGCGGCCCAGCTGGCCGCGTCCATCACCGCGCTCTCCCAGCCGGGCCTGGGGAACGGGGCGGCGGTGCTCGCGCTGGCCCTGGGCTTCGTGCATGGCCGCGGCTTCCCCTCCAGCGACCTGCGAGCGGACCAGTTCCGCGCCATCGTCCGGGCCACGCGGGGGGACGCGACGGGACTGCTCATCGTCAATGAGGGGCTGTGGGGCTCCGGGGGCTTCTTCTACATCGGCAAGAACATCCCCTGGCGCACCTGCGACTGGCCCCGGGACGCGGCCTTCCAGGCCTCCATCCGCGACCGGGCCTTCAACCGCGCCGTCACCTTCGAGGGCCGGGCGCTGCCGGAGCTCCAGGCCGCCGGCTTCCGCGTCGTCCGTGAAGTGGGGCGCGAGACCATCCTCGTCCGCGACTGA
- the tadA gene encoding tRNA adenosine(34) deaminase TadA, with protein MSDDIAFMQQALELAREAASLGEVPVGAVAVLDGNVVGTGYNRRECDRNPFAHAEMLALAAAAKARDAWRLSGVTLYVTLEPCAMCAGALVQSRVTRLVFGTMDPKAGAVGSLYNLVEEPRHNHRLQVTSGILAEDSRQLLKTFFERLRAKRREN; from the coding sequence ATGAGTGACGACATCGCTTTCATGCAGCAGGCTTTAGAGCTCGCGCGGGAAGCGGCTTCACTCGGTGAAGTTCCGGTGGGTGCTGTAGCGGTGCTGGACGGAAACGTCGTGGGCACGGGCTACAACCGCCGTGAATGCGACCGAAACCCCTTTGCTCATGCTGAGATGCTCGCGCTGGCAGCCGCCGCGAAAGCACGCGATGCGTGGCGACTCTCCGGGGTGACCCTCTACGTGACGCTGGAACCGTGTGCCATGTGCGCCGGTGCCCTGGTCCAGTCTCGTGTCACCCGACTCGTCTTTGGTACAATGGATCCGAAAGCGGGCGCGGTCGGCTCGCTGTACAACCTGGTGGAAGAGCCCCGGCACAACCACCGGCTTCAAGTGACAAGCGGTATCCTGGCGGAAGACAGTCGCCAGCTTCTCAAGACGTTCTTCGAGCGCTTGCGCGCGAAGCGACGTGAAAACTGA
- the serS gene encoding serine--tRNA ligase, translating to MLDLRNVAQNFDAVVARLKTRGGSLDLGPFQTLFTERRDLYVSMEALAARRNAANEEMKRKAKEDPSAMEKLRGDLRGVSQEIKEKEARLKEVEEELNRILLVIPNVPHESVPVGASADENVQVKTWGEKPNLLFTPKQHFELGESLGMLDFERAAKVSGSRFTFYKGALARLERALVTFMIDVHTSKGYTELLPPYLVLRETMMGTGQLPKFEDDAFKTSGDPERFLIPTAEVPVTNYHADEILEGEQLPIRYCAFSPCFRAEAGAAGRDTRGLIRQHQFHKVELVKFSQPDKSLDELEAMTDDACDILRRLGLHHRVMLLCTGDMGFGARKTYDIEVWLPGQGAYREISSCSDCGDFQARRAKIRFRPQKGDKPQMVHTLNGSGLAVGRTSIAILENYQREDGSVAIPEALVPYMGGLKELRPL from the coding sequence ATGCTGGACCTCCGGAACGTTGCGCAGAACTTCGATGCGGTCGTCGCCCGACTGAAGACTCGGGGCGGCAGCCTGGACCTCGGCCCCTTCCAGACGCTCTTCACGGAGCGTCGCGACCTCTATGTCTCCATGGAGGCGCTGGCCGCGCGCCGCAACGCCGCCAACGAGGAGATGAAGCGCAAGGCCAAGGAGGATCCGTCCGCCATGGAGAAGCTGCGCGGCGACCTGCGCGGCGTCTCCCAGGAGATCAAGGAGAAGGAGGCCCGCCTCAAGGAAGTGGAAGAGGAGCTCAACCGCATCCTGCTGGTCATCCCCAACGTGCCCCACGAATCCGTCCCGGTGGGCGCGAGCGCGGACGAGAACGTCCAGGTGAAGACCTGGGGTGAAAAGCCCAACCTGCTCTTCACGCCGAAGCAGCACTTCGAGCTGGGCGAGTCGCTGGGCATGCTCGACTTCGAGCGCGCCGCGAAGGTGTCCGGCAGCCGCTTCACCTTCTACAAGGGCGCCCTGGCCCGGCTGGAGCGCGCGCTCGTCACGTTCATGATCGACGTGCACACGTCCAAGGGCTACACGGAGCTCTTGCCGCCCTATCTCGTGCTGCGCGAGACGATGATGGGCACGGGCCAGCTGCCCAAGTTCGAGGACGACGCCTTCAAGACGTCCGGCGACCCCGAGCGCTTCCTCATCCCCACCGCGGAAGTCCCCGTGACGAACTACCACGCGGACGAAATCCTGGAGGGTGAGCAGCTGCCCATCCGCTACTGCGCCTTCAGCCCGTGCTTCCGCGCGGAGGCCGGCGCCGCGGGGCGCGACACGCGCGGCCTCATCCGCCAGCACCAGTTCCACAAGGTGGAGCTCGTGAAGTTCTCCCAGCCGGACAAGAGCCTGGACGAGCTGGAGGCCATGACGGACGACGCGTGCGACATCCTCCGCCGGCTGGGGCTGCACCACCGCGTGATGCTCCTGTGCACCGGGGACATGGGCTTCGGCGCGCGCAAGACCTACGACATCGAGGTCTGGCTGCCCGGCCAGGGCGCGTACCGGGAGATTTCGTCCTGCTCGGACTGCGGCGACTTCCAGGCCCGCCGCGCGAAGATCCGCTTCCGCCCCCAGAAGGGGGACAAGCCCCAGATGGTGCACACCCTCAACGGCAGCGGGCTGGCCGTGGGGCGCACGAGCATCGCCATCCTGGAGAACTACCAGCGGGAGGACGGAAGCGTCGCCATCCCGGAGGCGTTGGTGCCGTACATGGGCGGGCTGAAGGAACTTCGCCCCCTCTAG